The following nucleotide sequence is from Candidatus Zixiibacteriota bacterium.
GGCGTGACGACCTCGCTACAACACGAGTTCCATACCCAAGGGGCACACGGTCTGTCACGCCCACAAAACCACCATTCACAAAATACACCGGAAACGACATACAAGGGGCACGGCCTGCCGTGCCCAGATTATGATGGCACAATGTCAACGCGCAAAGACATAGACACGAACGACCAGCCCGAGGCCGATACCTCGCCCCACCCCCGCGTCTCCGACCCGTCGGCCAAATGGCAACGTCGCTGGGAGGACATCGGGCTCTTTCGCGCGCCGGAGTATCCCCGGCCGGGGAAGAAGTACTTCGTCATGCCGATGTTCGCCTATCCGTCGGGCGACATCCACATGGGGCACTTTCGCAACTACACGCTCACCGATGCCATCGCGCGCCGAAAGTTGATGGAAGGGTACGACGTCCTGCACCCATTCGGATGGGATGCCTTTGGTCTGCCCGCCGAGGCGGCGGCGATCAAGCGCGGGATGCACCCGGAGCAGTGGACACTGGGCAACATCGCCCAGTCCAAGGCGACGCTCGCCAGGGCCGGAATCTCGTTCGACTGGTCGCGGGAGGTCAACTCCTGCCTGCCGGACTATTATAAGTGGACACAGTGGATGTTCATCCAGTTGTTCCGGCACGGCCTGGCGTATCGCAAGTCGGCCGATGTCAACTGGTGCGAGTCGTGCGGCACCGTGTTGGCCAACGAACAGGCCGCCGGGGGCGTCTGCTGGCGTTGCCACAACCCGGTCACCAGAAAGTCGCTGACGCAATGGTTTTTCAAGATCACCGCGTACGCCGATCGTCTTCTGGATGACATCGACGCGCTGCACGGCTGGCCCGAGAACCTCAAGACCCTTCAGCGGAACTGGATCGGGCGTTCGCTGGGCGCCGAAATCGAGTTTCGCCTTCCCGACGGGAGCAAGCTTCCGGTTTTCACGACCCGACCAGATACCATCTGTGGTGTCACCTTCATGGCTATCGCCCCCGATGCGCCGCTGTTGCGCACGTTGCCGATTCCTTCATCCCATCGCGCGGCCGTCGACGCCTTCGCGCACCAGGCGGCCGGTCGGCTGATGGTCGACCGGATGATGGAGCAGGAGAAGAGCGGCGTCGACACCGGCATCATGATCGCGAACCCGGTGAACGGCGAGCGCATTCCCCTCTGGGTGGCCGACTATGTCCTCGCCGGATACGGGACCGGATGTTTGATGGCGGTCCCGGCGCACGATCAGCGCGACTTTGAATTCGCGCGCAAGTATGGACTCCCGGTGCGTCGGGTCATCCAAGTCGGAGCGAGTGCGTCATCGGGCGACGAGATGACCGCCGCCGAACCGGAGTACGGCATGATGGTCAATTCCGGGCCGTTCGATGGTCTCGTCGGCCAAGCCGGTGTCGACGCCGTCATCGCCCACTTGGAGCGCAACGGCACCGGGCGAGCGCAGACCCAGTTTCACCTCACCGACTGGTTGGTGTCGCGGCAGCGCTATTGGGGGGCGCCGATCCCGATGATCCACTGTGACCACTGCGGCATCTTGCCCGTTCCGGATGACCATCTGCCGGTGCTGTTGCCGCGCGGTGAGGTCGACTATCAGCCCCGGGGCCGGTCCCCGTTGGCGGACGTCCCGGAGTTCATGAACGTCGAGTGTCCGCAATGCCACGGTCAGGCGCAACGCGATCCGGACACGATGGACACATTCGTCTGCTCATCATGGTATTTCCTCCGTTATCTGGATCCACGGAACGATCGCGCGCCGGTGGCGAAGGACAAGGCCGCTGCCTGGTTGCCGATCGACTGCTACATCGGCGGGATCACCCACGCCACGGGGCATCTGATCTACTTCCGCTTCTTCACGAAGTTTCTCAAAGACATCGGCTGGCTGACCGTGGAGGAACCGGCGACCTTCATGTTCAACCACGGCATGGTGCTCGATGCCGCCGGACAGGTGATGTCGAAGTCGAAGGGAAACGTCGTCTCGCCGCTCGACCTCTTTGCCCGTCACGGTGTCGATCCGGCGCGTCTGACGATGTTTTTCGCTTCCCCCTCCGACCGCGAAGTGCTCTGGAGCGAGGCCGGGATGGTCGGCATCGAACGCTTTCTCCTGAAGGTGGACCGGCTCGTGCGCGACACCGCCTCCGTGGCCAAAGCCGCATTCGATCCCGACCAGCGCTTCGATGTGCCCGCGCTGTCGGCGACCGAGCGCGTCGTCTACCGCAAGCTGCACGAGACAATCCGCAAGTACGACCGCGACTTCGCCGCCATGCAGATGAACACCTGCACCGCCGCCGTGATGGAACTGGTCGGTGAGATCGGCTCCGGCGGGCAGCTATCGGCGTCCCTGCGTGCGGTCTGCGCCGCCACCGTCGTCCGTTTGTTGGCACCACTGATACCGCACCTGGCCGAGGAATGGTGGGAAACCCTTGGGAAGGGGACCAGCATCTTCCGCAGCGGTTGGCCGCTGGTCGATGAGGTCGCCCTGCCATCAGAGACCATGACCATCGCCGTGCAAATCAACGGCAAGCTCCGGGGTCAACTGACTATTCCCGCCGATGCCGATGAAGCGGCTGTGGTCGCCTCTGCCGAGCGTGACGACAAGCTCCAGAGCCATCTACAGGGGACCCGCATCAAACAGGTCTATGTCCCCGGACGCCTGATCAACTTCGTCATTCGCCCTTCTCGTTGATGTCAGGAAGCCGGGCGAAGACGAGCTTCGCCCCCACAAACCCATTCCGGTTCTCTTGTAGGGGCAAGGCCCGCCGTGCCCGCAGGGGGCTGGAAGCCCCCTGTCCCCAAGCTGAGCGGTTCGATTGGTGGAGACGGATTGGCGGGCAGAGCCCGCCCTACAAGATGCGGCAACTGCGTGCCACGGACCTCGGTCCGTGCCGGTGGCCGGCACAAACAGGAAGCGGCGCCCCGAGTCCGGGGCGCCGCTGGAGTCACGCGCAAGTGCTGCCCGATCAGGTTGTCGCGTCGTCGACCGTGTTGAGCAAGGTGCCGTTTTGATCGATCGTCCAGGTGTCGATCGTGGCATCGTCGTCGATGTTGGCCGTCGCCGTGCAGGTGAAGGTGGTGGCCGCCGCGACCATCGCATACGAATAGCGGGCGCTGGCACCGACCTGAACGCCGATACGGGAGAAGTTGTTGCCGTTGGTGGCATCGGCGGTGATGCCGTTGCCCCAATACGTGTCATACTCCTGCCGGTAGGCACGCTCCATGACGTAAATCTGCTTCAGGATCTGCTTCGCCTCTGAGGTCTTCGACTTGGATGTGGCCGCCATGAACCGGGGAATTGCCAGAGCGGCCAGAATCCCGATGATGACCACCACGATCATGAGTTCGATCAGGGTGAAGCCTTTGTTGGTACGGTGAAGTCTCGAGAACATTGCGCCTCCTTCCTTGATTGGTTTTCTACTGTGTCAGACTCTCCGGCTCTCTATCGCCACACACCCCCGGAACCTGCTTCCGCTCCACGGGCCACGTGTACGGCAAAGGGAATGCCGATGGCGTCGGAGCGACGCGGACGACTCCGGGGCACCGTGCCAGCACATTGCCGGCGGATGAGTTAAGGGTCGTGCATAAAGATTGCACAGCGGCTGAAGCCTTGAGAGATACCGGTTTTTCATGCCTTTGGTCCTCGGATTTTGCCTTGGCATTCGCATTTTGCCGGACCGCCCGACTCAGAGTTGGGAATCGTCCGACACCGGGGTCAGGACGCCCCCATCATCGATCGTCCAGATGTCGGGCGCGGGATCATCGTCGAGACCGGGTGCAGCGACGGAAGCGGTGGCCAGGAAGTCGGAGAAGCCGCCGTCGCTGGACGTGATCGTATACGTGTACCGGGCGGGCAGAGTAATCTGGACCGTGATCTTCATGAATGTGTTTGGATTCGCGGCATCGGCCACGCCGGCGGGGATGAAGTAATTCTCATAGTACTGCCGGTACGCGCGCTGTTGAACGTAGATCTGTTTGAGGATTGCCTTGGCTTCAGCCTGTTTGGTGCGGACGGCGGCGGTCATGAATCGCGGAATCGCCAGGGCGGCCAGAATCCCGATGATCACCAGGACGATCATCAACTCGATCAACGTGAATCCGGACGTGCTGCGCCTGCTGCGGGCACTGCGCCCGCACCCTGGAATGTCCATCACTCCGCCTGTCCCGTGACAATTCATCATGGCCGCGCCCCTTCCAGACCCCTGTGATCTATCGGCAGAACCAGCGCCGCGCCCACTATCACCACTTATCACCCGTTCCGTATCAAGTTGCGGGCCGGACGCAACGGAATGGCCGAATCGGCGATCCGTCATAGGGATAGAGGCATCGGACGCCCTGCCGCAGTGCCGCGTCGCCCCCGGGAGCGGTGTCTTTTTGCCTGTGCCTTTGCAGAATGCAAAGCCCAGTCGAAGCGTGCTGACTCCGAGCCCGGCACGCTCGACGGCGCCGACGCGTTGCCTCCGGGGCTCTGAGGCGGTAGATTGGCGTGGCGGTCGCCGCCGATAATCGGTGTATAACGACCGATGGTGCAGACGATCATGTCACGTCAGGAAAGGACGATGCAGATGAAGCTCCCACGTCGGCTTGTTGCCGGTGCCTCTCTCTTCATCGCCGCGCTTGTCGCGGCACCGCTGTTCACCTGGGCGCAGGGGCAGTATGATGCCCGGCCCATGAAGCTGCCGTGGCGGATCGCCTTCGTGCGCGACAAGAACATCCATTTGATGAAGGGCGACGGCTCTGAGCAGAAGGCATGGCGGTCGTTCGGCAACGTGCAAGGGAGACTGACGTGGTCCCCCGACGGGCGTCAACTGGCCTGGTCGCGCTCCGGTGAAAACCAGTACCAGCTCCCGGATGGCGGGGGCGGTGCGCGGCGCTTGTATGATCTGTTCCGCGCCGAGGTGGACTCGACGCGTGAAGGGTATTGGCGGTGGATCACATGGAACCATGGCTCCCGGTCCCCCGACTGGTCCGCCGACGGCAAGTACATCGTGTACACCCGGGACATGAACGCCAACCAGGTCGATGCCGAGTTGCCCGACTACCAGATCGAATACTCCAACCTCGACGGCACCGAAGTCCATCGCCTGACGCGCCAGGGCGCCAAGCCCGGCGAGTGCCAGGGGGTTGATCCCGCCTGGTCGCCCGATGGCACGCGCATCGCCTTTGTCTACTGCAAACGAACACAAGAGGAGCCCAAGGTGGTCGACGCGTCGCAAATACAATCTGCGGGCGGCGGGTCACCTTTGCAGTTGGCCGGCCTGGTGATTGCACCCATCACCGGGATCACCGCCACCGAGGCCGAATTGGAAGCACAGGCGAAGCGGGCCCCGGATGTCGCCGTGCCGACATGGTCCCCCAACGGCCAGTGGATCGCCTATGTCAGCTCGGTCAAGACCGACGGCGGGATCTACATCATGTCCCCCGACACAGGAGCCAAGAAGAAGATCTTCGCCAAGACCGACCGCATTGTCCCCATGCAGGGACAGGTCTCTTGGTCGCCCGACTCAAAATGGCTCCTGTTTGCGACCATCGACGGCTTCATCTACGTCGTCGACAGCGAAGGGACACAGCGTCCCCAACGCCTCACCTCCGGCGGCAACGACTACTACCCGGCCTTCGCCCCACGGTAGGGTGGGTGCTCTGCACCCACCATCAGGGGGCTGAAAGCCCCCTGTCCACGATGGCCCCGGTGAGTGCAGGGCATTCACCCCGTCTAACCTCTCCCACCGGGAGAGGTCGCCCGCCTCCGGCGGGCGGGTGAGGGAGCTCTTTCGGCCATGACCTCGGAGATGGACAGGTGAGTCAGACCGTCACCGGACCGGGCGATCCGGCAGCGACCGATTCCAGGATCTGGACCAGATGCTGAAAGCGGAACGGTTTTTCCAGCAGGTCGAGAGCCCCGGCGGACTGCGCCTCCCGGCGCATCTGAGGTGAGGCGTAACTGGACACAACGACCGCCGGGATCGCCGCATGCGGGGGCCCGCCCCGCGCTTCCTGAAGGAGGGCGGCGCTGTCACCGTCGTTGAGCTGCCAATCGGCAATGATGGCATCGATGTGCCCGCGCCGCAGGCACTCCAAACCTTCGGCGACAGAAGCCGCCTTCACCGGCTGCCACCCTTGCAACGTGACCATCCGGGCAATCAAATCCCGGACCTCGTCGTGGTTTTCCACCACGAGCACGGTCTTCGTGGCGAGGGTCGTTCTGCCTGAGGTCGTCACACTTACTATATCGGCAATTGCCGCGATGGTCTTCTGGGCAGTCCGCAGTGGCACTCACACCGCCAATGGAAACCGCCCCGTGTGACCGGGGCGGGACTACGGGAGGGAAGCACAGCGAGGTCTCAGCCGGCAGGGGGGAGGTCGCCAATCCGGCCGTCTTACAGAAGAGTCGAAATCAGCTCGGCCCCTTCGGCCTCGCCGAATGTCAGCGCCAAGGCACAACCCACCAGAACCAGGACCAGCAACCAGATCGTGGTGCGATCGGCACGGGATTCGGTCCCATGCAGCAGGCCACGGTGTGAGCGATAGCGGTTCATCGATGCTCCCTTCTTGGGCACCAGCCCGAAGGGAGCCAACGCAACCCCGGTGCCTGAAGTACGGCTTGCGCCCGATGACGTAACGCGCTGTTTCACAAACGATTCCCCGGCATCCCGCCACGCACCAACCCTTGTCTTGGTCGTGGCAGGGATGCGATTGCGCACGGTCTTGCATCGTCGTGAACCCAAGTTCCGTCCGAAGCGAGCCCCGAAGGGGCGACAGAGCTTGGCCCACAGCGTAAGTGGGACTCTGAAGGCGAGATGATCTGACAACGGATGTCCTTCCCTTGCACGCGAATTCCCTCACCCGCCCGCCGGAGGCGGGCGACCTCCCCCGGAGGGGGAGGTTAGACATGTAACCTCTCCCTCCGGGAGAGGTCGATCCGTCCGGAGGACGGATCGGGTGAGGGAGCTCTTTCGCCCGCTCATTCTGTGGGAGAGTC
It contains:
- the leuS gene encoding leucine--tRNA ligase, with amino-acid sequence MSTRKDIDTNDQPEADTSPHPRVSDPSAKWQRRWEDIGLFRAPEYPRPGKKYFVMPMFAYPSGDIHMGHFRNYTLTDAIARRKLMEGYDVLHPFGWDAFGLPAEAAAIKRGMHPEQWTLGNIAQSKATLARAGISFDWSREVNSCLPDYYKWTQWMFIQLFRHGLAYRKSADVNWCESCGTVLANEQAAGGVCWRCHNPVTRKSLTQWFFKITAYADRLLDDIDALHGWPENLKTLQRNWIGRSLGAEIEFRLPDGSKLPVFTTRPDTICGVTFMAIAPDAPLLRTLPIPSSHRAAVDAFAHQAAGRLMVDRMMEQEKSGVDTGIMIANPVNGERIPLWVADYVLAGYGTGCLMAVPAHDQRDFEFARKYGLPVRRVIQVGASASSGDEMTAAEPEYGMMVNSGPFDGLVGQAGVDAVIAHLERNGTGRAQTQFHLTDWLVSRQRYWGAPIPMIHCDHCGILPVPDDHLPVLLPRGEVDYQPRGRSPLADVPEFMNVECPQCHGQAQRDPDTMDTFVCSSWYFLRYLDPRNDRAPVAKDKAAAWLPIDCYIGGITHATGHLIYFRFFTKFLKDIGWLTVEEPATFMFNHGMVLDAAGQVMSKSKGNVVSPLDLFARHGVDPARLTMFFASPSDREVLWSEAGMVGIERFLLKVDRLVRDTASVAKAAFDPDQRFDVPALSATERVVYRKLHETIRKYDRDFAAMQMNTCTAAVMELVGEIGSGGQLSASLRAVCAATVVRLLAPLIPHLAEEWWETLGKGTSIFRSGWPLVDEVALPSETMTIAVQINGKLRGQLTIPADADEAAVVASAERDDKLQSHLQGTRIKQVYVPGRLINFVIRPSR
- a CDS encoding prepilin-type N-terminal cleavage/methylation domain-containing protein, translated to MFSRLHRTNKGFTLIELMIVVVIIGILAALAIPRFMAATSKSKTSEAKQILKQIYVMERAYRQEYDTYWGNGITADATNGNNFSRIGVQVGASARYSYAMVAAATTFTCTATANIDDDATIDTWTIDQNGTLLNTVDDATT
- a CDS encoding prepilin-type N-terminal cleavage/methylation domain-containing protein, with amino-acid sequence MDIPGCGRSARSRRSTSGFTLIELMIVLVIIGILAALAIPRFMTAAVRTKQAEAKAILKQIYVQQRAYRQYYENYFIPAGVADAANPNTFMKITVQITLPARYTYTITSSDGGFSDFLATASVAAPGLDDDPAPDIWTIDDGGVLTPVSDDSQL
- a CDS encoding response regulator, with product MPLRTAQKTIAAIADIVSVTTSGRTTLATKTVLVVENHDEVRDLIARMVTLQGWQPVKAASVAEGLECLRRGHIDAIIADWQLNDGDSAALLQEARGGPPHAAIPAVVVSSYASPQMRREAQSAGALDLLEKPFRFQHLVQILESVAAGSPGPVTV